The Populus trichocarpa isolate Nisqually-1 chromosome 2, P.trichocarpa_v4.1, whole genome shotgun sequence genome has a window encoding:
- the LOC7468739 gene encoding protein MEI2-like 2, producing the protein MEQDLKGTMSGPSKIPVVNSSKKVGTGAWGIPLRTDARLFSSSLPVLPHEKLNFHESENCGRSIDDSSPNLNKLDLETEVTDLFEDIEPSAIGNLLPDDDELLSGIMDDFDLSGLPSQVEDLEECDFFGPGGGMELDFESQESLRIGMSKLNMSDGIPANGVGHYPLPNGVGTVAGEHPYGEHPSRTLFVRNINSNVEDSELRSLFEQFGDIRTLYTACKHRGFVMISYYDIRDARTAMRALQNKPLRRRKLDIHFSIPKDNPSEKDINQGTLVVFNLDASVSNDDLRLIFGAYGEVKEIRETPHKRHHKFIEFYDVRAAEAALRALNKSDIAGKRIKLEPSRPGGARRNMMQQISQELEQDEVRSFRHQVGSPVGNSPPGAWLGSPVEHNPLHGFSKSPGLGTLSPVNGNNLPGLASILPPHVSNPAKIAPIGKDHGRANHANQMVTNSGSMQGAPYQHSCSFTDQKLSTSPVPTSNSSGIGTLTGPQFLWGSSAAWPTSSVGNAFPSRGQGQGFPYTSRHGSLLGSHHHHVGSAPSGLPLDRHFGFFPESPETSFMNQVALGGMGLNRNTGNYMMNMGGRAAVGAGIGLPGPLTENGSPSYRVMSLPRHNPMFMGAGSYSGPVTIGNEGFVERVRSRRVENNGSQIDCKKQYQLDLEKIISGEDTRTTLMIKNIPNKYTSKMLLAAIDEIHRGTYDFLYLPIDFKNKCNVGYAFINMVSPSHIISFYEAFNGKRWEKFNSEKVASLAYARIQGKGALVTHFQNSSLMNEDKRCRPILFHSEGQEAADQEPFLSGNLNICIRQPDGSYFGDSFDSPEDSLDEKAEKN; encoded by the exons ATGGAGCAAGATTTGAAGGGCACAATGTCTG GTCCATCAAAAATTCCAGTTGTTAATAGTAGTAAGAAAGTGGGCACTGGAGCATGGGGGATCCCACTTAGAACTGATGCAAGATTGTTTTCTAGCTCATTGCCTGTCCTTCCACATGAAAAGC TGAACTTTCATGAATCAGAGAATTGTGGTCGATCTATTGATGATAGCTCACCTAACTTGAATAAACTCGACCTTGAAACTGAGGTCACAGATCTATTTGAAGACATTGAACCAAGTGCAATTGGAAATTTGCTTCCTGATGACGACGAACTTCTTTCTGGCATAATGGATGATTTTGATCTTAGTGGGTTGCCTAGTCAAGTGGAGGATTTGGAAGAATGTGATTTCTTTGGTCCTGGAGGGGGGATGGAGTTGGATTTTGAATCCCAAGAAAGCCTTCGTATTGGTATGTCCAAGCTAAACATGTCTGATGGGATTCCTGCAAATGGGGTTGGTCATTATCCTCTTCCAAATGGTGTGGGAACAGTTGCTGGGGAACATCCATATGGGGAGCATCCTTCAAGAACATTATTTGTTCGGAATATCAATAGTAATGTGGAGGACTCTGAATTGAGATCTCTCTTCgag CAATTTGGGGATATCAGAACATTATACACTGCATGCAAGCATAGAGGCTTTGTGATGATATCTTACTATGATATTCGAGATGCTCGGACTGCAATGCGTGCGCTACAAAATAAGCCCTTAAGGCGGAGAAAACTGGACATTCATTTTTCAATTCCCAAG GATAACCCGTCTGAAAAGGATATAAATCAAGGGACTCTTGTAGTCTTCAATTTGGATGCATCTGTATCAAATGATGATCTTCGCCTAATATTTGGGGCTTATGGTGAGGTCAAAGAG ATAAGAGAAACACCACACAAGCGGCACCATAAATTCATTGAATTTTATGATGTTAGAGCTGCAGAGGCAGCTCTGAGAGCATTAAATAAGAGTGACATTGCTGGAAAGCGCATTAAGCTTGAACCTAGCCGCCCCGGTGGAGCCCGTAGAAA CATGATGCAGCAAATAAGTCAAGAGCTGGAACAAGATGAAGTTCGAAGTTTTCGACATCAAGTAGGCTCACCAGTGGGGAACTCTCCTCCAG GTGCCTGGCTTGGCAGCCCAGTTGAACACAATCCATTGCATGGTTTTAGCAAGTCCCCAGGTCTTGGAACTTTAAGTCCTGTAAATGGAAATAATTTGCCTGGCTTGGCTTCAATTCTCCCCCCTCATGTCTCTAACCCTGCAAAGATTGCCCCAATTGGCAAGGACCATGGAAGGGCTAACCATGCAAACCAGATGGTTACCAACTCTGGATCAATGCAAGGAGCACCCTATCAACATTCTTGTTCATTCACCGACCAGAAATTGAGCACCAGTCCTGTTCCAACGTCAAATTCATCTGGTATAGGCACATTGACTGGTCCTCAGTTTCTCTGGGGAAGTTCTGCTGCATGGCCGACATCATCTGTTGGAAATGCATTTCCATCACGTGGGCAAGGACAGGGTTTTCCATACACCAGTAGGCATGGATCTCTTCTTGGTTCACATCACCATCACGTTGGATCTGCTCCATCCGGTCTTCCTCTTGATAGGCATTTTGGCTTCTTCCCGGAATCACCAGAAACATCTTTCATGAACCAAGTTGCACTGGGGGGCATGGGTTTAAATCGCAACACTGGAAATTATATGATGAACATGGGTGGCCGTGCAGCTGTGGGTGCTGGCATCGGACTTCCAGGTCCCCTGACTGAAAATGGTTCACCTAGTTACCGGGTGATGTCATTGCCTAGGCACAATCCTATGTTTATGGGGGCTGGTTCTTATTCAGGACCAGTGACAATCGGCAATGAGGGATTTGTTGAACGTGTTCGAAGTCGGCGGGTAGAGAATAATGGGAGCCAGATAGATTGCAAGAAGCAGTATCAGCttgatttggaaaaaatcattagCGGGGAAGATACTAGGACaactttaatgattaaaaacatCCCTAACAA GTACACTTCAAAGATGCTGCTGGCTGCTATTGATGAGATTCACCGCGGTACTTATGACTTTCTCTATCTTCCCATTGATTTTAAG AATAAATGCAATGTGGGTTATGCCTTCATCAATATGGTGTCTCCCTCACACATCATTTCCTTCTATGAG GCATTTAATGGGAAGAGGTGGGAGAAGTTTAATAGTGAAAAAGTTGCTTCACTGGCATATGCTCGAATTCAGGGCAAGGGTGCCCTCGTGACACACTTTCAGAATTCAAGCTTAATGAATGAAGATAAGCGATGCCGCCCAATTCTCTTCCACTCCGAGGGCCAAGAGGCTGCTGATCAG GAACCTTTCCTATCTGGTAATTTAAACATTTGTATCCGTCAGCCTGATGGATCTTATTTCGGGGATTCGTTCGACAGCCCAGAGGACAGTCTGGATGAGAAAGCGGAGAAGAATTAA
- the LOC7468738 gene encoding ribose-phosphate pyrophosphokinase 4, with translation MEVDKVETQQQQQKQKQVHLFYCVESEELARNVAAHSELITLQSINWRNFDDGFPNLFINNAENLRGQHVAFLASFSSPGVIFEQLSVIYALPRLFVASFSLVLPFFPTGSFERMEEEGDVATAFTMARILSNIPISRGGPTSLVIYDIHALQERFYFGDHVLPLFVTGIPLLKQRLHQLPESDKIVVAFPDDGAWKRFHKLLDHFPMVVCAKVREGDKRIVRIKEGNPAGCHVVIVDDLVQSGGTLIECQKVLAAHGAAKVSAYVTHGVFPKRSWERFTHKDNGMENAFAYFWITDSCPHTVKAITNKPPFEVLSLAGSIADALQI, from the exons ATGGAGGTGGACAAAGTAGagacacaacaacaacaacagaaaCAGAAGCAAGTGCATCTGTTTTACTGCGTGGAATCCGAAGAGCTTGCCCGTAATGTTGCCGCTCACTCTGAACTCATCACACTCCAATCCATCAACTGGAG GAATTTCGATGATGGATTTCCTAATCTTTTTATAAACAATGCTGAAAATTTGCGAGGTCAACATGTCGCCTTCCTTGCATCTTTTAGTTCTCCAGGAGTTATCTTCGAACAGCTTTCCGTCATTTATGCACTGCCGCGTCTGTTTGTTGCCTCCTTCTCGTTGGTGTTGCCTTTCTTTCCAACTGGCTCCTTTGAACGAATGGAAGAAGAAGGGGATGTTGCAACTGCATTTACCATGGCTAGGATATTATCGAATATTCCCATTTCAAGAGGTGGCCCCACTAGTTTAGTCATCTATGACATACACGCACTGCAG GAAAGATTCTATTTTGGGGACCATGTTTTGCCTTTATTTGTTACTGGGATTCCTCTGTTAAAGCAACGTCTTCACCAACTTCCTGAATCTGATAAG ATTGTTGTTGCTTTTCCGGATGATGGAGCCTGGAAGCGGTTCCACAAGCTGTTGGATCATTTTCCTATG GTGGTATGTGCGAAGGTTCGTGAAGGTGATAAGAGGATAGTTAGAATAAAGGAGGGAAATCCTGCCGGCTGCCATGTGGTTATTGTTGATGATTTGGTACAATCTGGAGGCACCCTTATTGAGTGCCAG AAAGTATTGGCAGCTCATGGGGCAGCAAAAGTCAGTGCATATGTCACCCACGGGGTGTTTCCTAAGCGTTCCTGGGAGCGATTTACTCACAAAGATAATG GCATGGAGAATGCATTTGCTTATTTTTGGATAACAGATTCCTGCCCTCACACTGTGAAAGCCATCACAAATAAGCCTCCATTTGAAGTTTTGAGCCTTGCTGGATCCATTGCTGATGCTTTACAAATATGA
- the LOC7480726 gene encoding glucan endo-1,3-beta-glucosidase 12: MGGRVIYSLMFFLLGLFLSSGSSVAEMLADENSRQADHGTKQVVVDASSISSTRKDITTPITTVPTIIPTTPTASTPVINPNSEPDSTSPATMTPMVTPTSTASPVSPGASWCIASQSASPTALQVALDYACGYGGADCSAIQPSGSCYNPNTLRDHASYAFNSYYQKNPVPSSCNFGGTAVTTSTNPSTGTCQFPSTSTSSSILNTTNSNGATVYGAVPSNPTPSVAARINETPHFMSVTFLIVFLAQLTSSLC, encoded by the exons ATGGGTGGCAGAGTCATCTACTCCCTGATGTTTTTCTTACTCGGTCTCTTCCTTTCTTCAG GTTCAAGTGTTGCAGAAATGTTAGCAGATGAGAATAGTAGACAGGCAGACCATGGAACAAAACAAGTTGTCGTGGATGCGAGTTCTATTTCCAGTACCCGAAAGGACATCACCACCCCGATAACAACTGTTCCCACAATAATTCCCACCACTCCCACTGCTTCAACTCCAGTAATAAACCCAAATTCTGAGCCTGATTCCACATCGCCTGCTACCATGACACCAATGGTAACCCCAACCTCAACGGCATCACCTGTATCTCCCGGAGCTAGCTGGTGTATCGCTAgccaaagtgcatcaccaacAGCGTTACAAGTTGCTTTGGACTATGCTTGTGGCTATGGTGGTGCTGATTGCTCAGCAATTCAGCCAAGTGGAAGCTGTTACAATCCAAATACTCTCCGTGATCATGCCTCTTATGCATTCAACAGCTATTATCAGAAGAATCCAGTGCCCAGTAGCTGTAATTTTGGAGGAACTGCTGTTACTACTAGCACCAATCCAA GTACGGGGACATGTCAATTTCCCTCCACAAG CACAAGCTCATCAATCTTGAACACCACAAATTCAAATGGAGCAACTGTTTATGGTGCAGTCCCTTCAAATCCTACCCCATCGGTAGCTGCCAGAATTAACGAGACACCACATTTTATGTCTGTGACATTTCTCATCGTGTTTCTGGCTCAATTAACATCTTCTCTGTGCTAG